A stretch of Mucilaginibacter terrae DNA encodes these proteins:
- a CDS encoding MFS transporter, translated as MQSNTPLQQTPQSNINVYSIAWVIGLLFYFVEYAVRSSPSVMIPELSAFFNLSTVKIGSLIGTYYYTYSITSLIAGIALDKAGAKYTVSVGIAILGLGCMLFALSNVFTGNVARMLQGAGSAFAFPACVYLAAKGFSSKSLATAIGFTQCLGMLGGTAGQSLVGPLIAGGLSLPVYWFSVGAISLVLCVAIYLITPLEKPVAGDAPIQKSNWIQPYKIVFGNVQSYLCGLVSGLLFAPTTVFIMIWGILFFQHDRSFSFEQATHISSMVPLGWVVGCPLLGWLTDVLGKRKPVIISGCMVMILSIAQLLYLPAMVNAQVSMFMMGVGSGAAMIPYSIIKEVNPDNVKGSATGAINFITFGVISLLGPLFGSLFGKTLTTTNNHTAHFQSAGLFLIGGILLALIISLFLKETGRKSKLAAPVVSVL; from the coding sequence ATGCAGTCAAATACTCCGTTACAACAAACTCCACAAAGCAACATCAACGTATATTCTATTGCCTGGGTAATAGGCTTGCTGTTTTACTTTGTAGAATACGCAGTAAGGTCTTCGCCTTCTGTTATGATTCCTGAGTTATCGGCTTTTTTTAATTTAAGTACGGTTAAAATTGGCTCATTAATAGGCACATACTATTACACCTACTCTATTACCAGCTTAATTGCCGGTATAGCGTTAGATAAGGCTGGAGCTAAATACACCGTTTCGGTAGGTATAGCTATATTGGGTTTGGGCTGTATGTTGTTTGCGTTATCAAACGTATTTACCGGTAATGTTGCGCGTATGTTACAGGGTGCAGGCTCTGCATTTGCTTTTCCGGCCTGTGTATATTTAGCAGCCAAAGGATTTTCTTCCAAGTCATTGGCTACAGCTATTGGGTTTACACAGTGTTTAGGCATGTTAGGTGGTACGGCAGGACAATCGTTAGTTGGGCCGTTAATTGCAGGCGGGCTTTCATTACCTGTATATTGGTTTAGTGTGGGCGCAATATCGCTGGTATTGTGTGTAGCAATCTACCTCATCACACCTTTAGAAAAACCTGTTGCGGGAGATGCGCCCATTCAAAAAAGCAATTGGATACAGCCTTACAAAATAGTTTTTGGTAACGTGCAATCGTATCTATGCGGATTAGTCTCGGGCCTGTTATTTGCGCCAACCACCGTATTTATTATGATATGGGGTATCTTGTTCTTTCAGCACGACCGCTCCTTTAGCTTTGAGCAGGCTACACACATCAGTTCTATGGTTCCGCTTGGATGGGTGGTAGGCTGTCCGCTACTGGGTTGGTTAACCGATGTACTGGGCAAACGCAAACCTGTTATCATAAGCGGTTGCATGGTGATGATACTGAGCATTGCTCAATTGCTTTATTTGCCTGCTATGGTAAATGCACAGGTAAGTATGTTTATGATGGGCGTAGGTTCGGGCGCTGCCATGATACCCTATTCCATTATTAAAGAAGTTAACCCCGATAACGTAAAAGGGAGCGCCACCGGTGCTATCAACTTTATTACATTTGGTGTTATCTCGTTATTAGGGCCTTTATTTGGCAGCTTGTTTGGAAAAACATTAACTACTACAAATAATCATACCGCACATTTCCAGTCGGCCGGATTGTTTTTAATAGGAGGCATTTTGCTGGCCTTGATTATAAGCCTGTTTTTAAAAGAAACAGGCCGTAAAAGCAAATTAGCTGCGCCTGTTGTATCTGTATTGTAG
- a CDS encoding ligase-associated DNA damage response exonuclease gives MPLLEFTDKGIYCAAGKFYIDPWQPVDDAVITHAHADHAYVGHKRYLAHHLSREVLYYRLGDIQLQTVEYGEKVIKNGVEISLFPAGHVIGSAQIRVEHKGEVWVVSGDYKTEDDGVCTPFEPVKCHHFISECTFGMPIYKWKPQAEIFADVNQWWANNLQNNLATVIVGYSLGKAQRILQNLDLNIGNVYTHGVIENTNEALRRNGIVLNPTHRITQESAKDEVRKGIIIAPPSSVGTPWMRKFAPYSFGYCSGWMAIRGAKRRRAADRGFVMSDHADWTGLISAIDATQCESVYLTHGSTASFSKYLGEIGFDAHEVHTLYGGEEETSPQSSPEERESSKEVASASGGEDSGGVI, from the coding sequence ATGCCATTGCTCGAATTTACAGATAAAGGTATTTACTGCGCCGCCGGGAAGTTTTATATTGATCCCTGGCAGCCGGTTGACGATGCCGTTATCACCCATGCCCATGCCGACCATGCTTACGTTGGCCATAAGCGCTATCTGGCCCATCACCTGTCGCGCGAGGTGCTCTATTACCGCCTGGGCGACATACAGCTGCAAACCGTGGAATATGGCGAGAAAGTGATTAAAAACGGCGTAGAGATAAGTCTGTTCCCGGCTGGCCACGTCATAGGTTCGGCTCAGATACGGGTGGAGCACAAGGGCGAAGTATGGGTGGTTTCGGGCGATTATAAGACAGAAGATGATGGGGTTTGTACCCCTTTCGAGCCGGTAAAATGCCATCATTTTATATCTGAATGCACCTTTGGCATGCCCATTTACAAATGGAAACCGCAAGCCGAAATATTTGCCGATGTAAACCAATGGTGGGCCAATAACCTGCAAAACAACCTAGCTACGGTAATTGTAGGTTACTCACTGGGCAAGGCACAACGCATCCTCCAAAACCTCGATTTAAACATAGGCAACGTATACACCCACGGCGTAATCGAAAACACTAACGAGGCCCTGCGCCGCAACGGCATCGTACTCAACCCCACGCACCGCATAACCCAGGAATCGGCTAAGGATGAGGTGCGTAAGGGGATAATCATAGCCCCGCCATCATCGGTAGGCACCCCCTGGATGCGCAAGTTTGCACCCTATAGTTTTGGCTATTGTTCGGGCTGGATGGCCATACGCGGTGCCAAACGCCGCCGCGCCGCCGACCGTGGCTTTGTCATGAGCGACCATGCCGACTGGACCGGCCTCATCAGCGCCATCGACGCCACCCAATGCGAATCAGTATACTTAACCCACGGTTCTACTGCCAGTTTCTCCAAATACCTGGGCGAAATTGGCTTTGATGCCCATGAGGTGCATACTTTGTATGGTGGTGAGGAAGAGACCTCACCCCAGTCCTCTCCAGAGGAGAGGGAGTCAAGTAAGGAAGTCGCTTCCGCCTCAGGCGGAGAGGATTCAGGAGGGGTTATATGA
- a CDS encoding M61 family metallopeptidase, protein MKKWHLHIIALFYLLLMSSTSEAAGALQISYTVSFPEAQAHYADIEMDIKGIAQSKLNLKMPVWTPGSYLVREFAKNVESFSVQSGGKQIGVTKVRKNIWQLNTQGVTSVKVKYRFYAFEISVRTAFIDVTHAFLSTSGMFFHPEGGLNLPSTIKIIPYKNWNKVSTSLEMVGNDPFTVKAPNYDILYDSPIEVGTQDTFGFKVGNTNYEVCMYGGGNYDKERLTKDMTKVIEEEAAIFGENPNKRYVFIVHNYAKGGGGLEHLSSTVLGASRDGYAKESTYEGFLGLVAHEHFHLWNVKRLRPIALGPFDYDNENYTTNLWIAEGFTAYYDNLTVRRTNLFPVQNYLTALAGDFGTVDNTPGTKVQPLSQSSYDAWIKAYRPDENSINTGISYYNKGAIVGMMMDLEIINATQGKQSLDDVMRYMYIEYYKVKKRGYTDAEFKAAFEKFSGKKLDDFYAKYINGTDAMDYNKYLAYAGYHLFDDYEGKSIADLGIRMTPPANPAGRLKIAGVLRGTAAWNDGLNVNDELVSIDGVPASDPKTLLKDKQVGDKLNIVVMRDGRELTIPVTLLQTTQKKYRIESRTDLTPQQQVVRKKWLNLN, encoded by the coding sequence ATGAAAAAGTGGCACTTACATATTATTGCATTATTTTATTTATTACTCATGAGCAGTACCAGTGAGGCAGCAGGTGCGCTGCAAATATCTTATACCGTTAGTTTCCCCGAGGCGCAGGCGCATTATGCCGATATTGAAATGGACATTAAAGGCATTGCCCAAAGCAAGCTGAACCTGAAAATGCCTGTTTGGACTCCCGGCTCGTACCTCGTGCGCGAGTTTGCCAAAAACGTAGAATCGTTTTCGGTACAAAGCGGCGGCAAGCAAATCGGTGTAACCAAGGTGCGCAAAAACATATGGCAGTTAAATACCCAGGGCGTAACCTCGGTGAAGGTGAAATACCGCTTTTATGCTTTCGAAATATCGGTGCGTACCGCGTTTATTGATGTTACGCACGCGTTCCTTTCTACATCGGGCATGTTCTTTCACCCCGAAGGCGGCCTTAACCTGCCATCAACCATCAAAATCATTCCTTACAAAAACTGGAATAAGGTATCAACCAGTTTAGAGATGGTGGGTAACGATCCGTTCACGGTAAAAGCTCCTAACTACGATATTTTATACGATTCGCCTATCGAGGTAGGCACGCAAGATACATTTGGCTTTAAAGTAGGCAACACCAATTACGAGGTGTGCATGTACGGCGGCGGCAATTACGATAAGGAACGCCTCACCAAAGACATGACCAAAGTTATTGAGGAAGAAGCAGCCATTTTTGGCGAAAACCCTAACAAGCGTTACGTATTCATCGTGCATAACTATGCCAAAGGCGGTGGTGGTTTGGAGCACCTGAGCTCTACGGTTTTAGGTGCTTCGCGCGATGGATATGCTAAGGAATCTACCTACGAAGGTTTCTTAGGACTGGTTGCCCACGAGCATTTTCACCTGTGGAATGTGAAGCGTTTACGCCCTATAGCCTTAGGTCCGTTTGATTATGATAACGAGAACTACACCACCAACCTGTGGATTGCCGAAGGTTTTACCGCTTATTATGATAATTTAACCGTGCGCCGTACCAACCTTTTCCCAGTGCAAAATTACCTTACCGCTTTAGCGGGCGATTTTGGCACTGTGGACAACACCCCCGGCACCAAGGTGCAGCCGCTGTCGCAATCGAGCTACGACGCCTGGATAAAGGCTTACCGCCCTGATGAAAACTCTATCAATACCGGCATATCGTACTATAACAAAGGCGCTATTGTGGGCATGATGATGGATCTGGAAATTATTAACGCTACGCAAGGCAAGCAATCGTTGGATGATGTGATGCGTTATATGTACATTGAGTACTACAAGGTTAAAAAACGTGGTTATACCGATGCCGAGTTTAAAGCTGCGTTTGAAAAATTCAGCGGTAAAAAGCTGGACGATTTTTACGCCAAGTACATTAACGGTACCGATGCCATGGATTACAACAAATACCTGGCTTATGCCGGCTACCACTTGTTTGATGATTATGAAGGCAAAAGCATAGCCGACTTAGGTATACGCATGACCCCGCCGGCCAACCCGGCCGGACGTTTGAAAATTGCAGGCGTACTGCGCGGTACTGCCGCCTGGAATGATGGTCTTAACGTGAACGACGAATTGGTAAGTATTGACGGCGTACCTGCAAGCGACCCAAAAACGTTGCTGAAAGACAAGCAGGTGGGCGATAAACTGAACATTGTAGTAATGCGCGACGGCCGTGAACTTACCATACCGGTAACCCTGCTGCAAACCACGCAAAAGAAATACCGTATTGAAAGCCGAACCGATTTAACACCACAACAACAGGTAGTACGCAAAAAATGGCTTAATTTAAATTAA
- a CDS encoding carboxy terminal-processing peptidase — protein MFKKLYTFLVLGATLACQASTTGPIAKVDGSTNLAPDQQQTVVAKEVANMITSYNYKKVALNDSLSGLIYDRYLKSLDQNHNYLLADDIKDFAKFKTVFDDDLKTGNLNNAFYIFNVYQKRYLERMNYSLAQIDKSFDYTQNETFTYDREKQPWVANETEMNKLWSQRVKYDLLNLKLASADVNKNKDNLRKRYQALISQAKKLSNQDVFQIFMDAFTESVDPHTNYFNPANAANFNIEMSRSLEGIGATLASENEYVTIKSVVAGGPADKSHQINIDDRIVAVAQATDGEYQDVVGWRLENAIALIRGKKGTTVRLKILPKGVSTSAKPRIVEMVREKIVLKDQLAKKEIRTYNSNGKTFKIGIINVPAFYIDFNAYRAKDPNYQSTTRDVKLILDTLKRENVDGVILDLRQNGGGSLIEAIELTGLFIKNGPVVQVRDTRNRVEVDEDEDPSVTYAGPLAVMTDRFSASASEIFAGAIQDYGRGIVIGSQTYGKGTVQSAIELDKVINPSIKEMLNSLTKKANGTGAESKFGQLNLTMAKFYRISGSSTQHKGVVPDIAFPSVIPMNKYGEDTEPSALPFDVINKSNYTKVGDFSTVIPELTKMHQDRMGKSNSYKYLLEDIADYKKRDAETSVSLNEQELKKQRDAEEQKSFERNNLRRAALNLPPLKKGQVRPKNEDLDFLKMEAGQILTDYINLSKDARYTNNVATPVQP, from the coding sequence ATGTTTAAAAAGTTATATACGTTCCTGGTGTTGGGCGCAACGCTGGCATGCCAGGCATCTACCACGGGGCCTATTGCCAAAGTAGATGGCTCCACCAACCTTGCACCCGATCAGCAGCAAACCGTAGTGGCTAAAGAAGTAGCCAATATGATTACCAGTTACAACTACAAAAAAGTTGCCCTAAACGATTCCCTTTCTGGTTTAATTTACGACCGCTACTTAAAATCGTTAGACCAAAACCATAACTACCTGCTGGCTGACGATATTAAAGACTTTGCCAAGTTTAAAACCGTGTTTGACGATGACCTGAAAACCGGCAACCTCAACAATGCCTTCTACATTTTTAACGTGTATCAAAAACGTTATCTGGAGCGTATGAACTATTCGCTGGCGCAGATCGATAAAAGCTTTGACTACACCCAAAACGAAACTTTTACTTACGACCGCGAAAAACAACCTTGGGTAGCCAACGAAACCGAGATGAACAAGCTGTGGAGCCAGCGCGTAAAATACGATTTGTTGAACCTGAAACTGGCCAGCGCCGATGTAAATAAAAACAAAGACAACCTGCGTAAACGCTACCAGGCCTTAATATCTCAAGCCAAAAAGCTGTCGAACCAGGACGTTTTCCAGATATTTATGGATGCCTTTACCGAATCGGTAGACCCGCATACCAATTATTTTAACCCGGCAAATGCGGCCAATTTCAATATCGAAATGTCGCGCTCGTTAGAAGGCATTGGCGCAACCCTCGCCAGCGAAAACGAGTATGTAACCATTAAAAGTGTTGTAGCCGGTGGCCCTGCCGATAAAAGCCACCAGATCAATATTGACGACCGCATTGTGGCCGTTGCCCAAGCTACCGATGGTGAGTACCAGGACGTGGTAGGCTGGCGTTTAGAAAATGCCATTGCACTTATTCGTGGTAAAAAAGGCACTACCGTGCGTTTAAAAATACTGCCTAAAGGTGTATCAACCTCGGCAAAACCACGTATAGTTGAAATGGTGCGCGAAAAAATTGTGTTGAAAGACCAGTTAGCCAAAAAAGAAATACGCACGTATAACTCAAACGGTAAAACTTTTAAAATAGGCATTATTAACGTACCGGCATTTTATATTGACTTTAATGCCTACCGCGCTAAAGACCCTAATTACCAAAGCACCACCCGCGACGTAAAACTCATTTTAGATACCCTTAAACGCGAAAACGTTGACGGTGTAATTCTTGATTTGCGCCAAAACGGTGGAGGTTCGTTAATTGAAGCTATTGAACTTACCGGCTTGTTTATTAAAAATGGCCCCGTAGTACAGGTGCGCGATACCCGCAACCGTGTTGAAGTTGATGAAGATGAAGACCCATCAGTAACCTATGCAGGGCCGCTTGCCGTAATGACCGATCGTTTCAGCGCATCAGCATCTGAAATTTTTGCAGGAGCCATACAAGATTATGGCCGTGGTATTGTGATAGGAAGCCAAACCTATGGTAAAGGTACAGTACAAAGTGCCATTGAGCTGGATAAGGTGATTAACCCATCCATCAAAGAAATGCTCAACTCGCTTACCAAAAAAGCAAACGGTACCGGTGCCGAATCTAAATTTGGTCAGTTAAACTTAACTATGGCCAAGTTCTATCGCATCAGTGGCAGCTCTACCCAGCATAAAGGCGTTGTGCCTGATATTGCCTTCCCATCGGTTATTCCTATGAATAAATATGGAGAAGATACCGAGCCATCGGCCTTACCGTTCGACGTAATTAACAAAAGCAATTACACCAAAGTGGGCGATTTTAGCACCGTAATTCCGGAGTTAACCAAAATGCACCAGGATCGTATGGGTAAAAGCAACAGCTACAAATATTTGCTTGAAGATATTGCCGATTACAAAAAGCGTGATGCCGAAACCAGCGTATCGCTAAACGAGCAGGAACTGAAAAAACAGCGCGATGCCGAGGAGCAAAAAAGCTTTGAACGCAACAACCTGCGCCGCGCTGCACTGAACCTGCCGCCGCTTAAAAAAGGCCAGGTTCGCCCTAAAAACGAAGATCTCGACTTCCTGAAAATGGAAGCCGGCCAAATACTTACCGATTACATTAACCTAAGCAAGGATGCCCGCTACACCAACAACGTAGCAACGCCGGTACAGCCGTAA
- a CDS encoding efflux RND transporter periplasmic adaptor subunit, which translates to MKTRYIVYIAIALIIGYLTYNRLHGDATKEGGGPSAGAAGGKGDKGGKDAKGGKGKGGPVPVVVQIVKDTVFNNTINVTGTVDPNERVSLTSQTAGNVIGIYFSEGSHVTKGQVLVRVYDADLQANLKQTEYQIALAKEGEYRNRVLLQKEAVSKQEYDTSLSSYNTLKAQADGIRAQIARTVVKAPFSGVIGLRSISPGGYLTPQTAIATLVSTNPMKVTFSVPERYRSLVKAGTKINFTIASSRKNFSATVYAIDPEVDAVSRTVTVRARAANADNEITAGGFAKISMVLEQSTRTIMVPTQCVVPDLKSSKVFIARNDTAYARPVKTDVRTDTQIEIIEGLKPGDSLIVSGIIQMRPKVPLKIVKVIK; encoded by the coding sequence ATGAAGACCAGATACATCGTTTATATAGCCATAGCGCTTATTATCGGCTACCTTACTTACAACCGGCTTCATGGCGATGCAACAAAAGAGGGCGGAGGTCCATCGGCCGGTGCCGCAGGCGGAAAAGGCGACAAGGGAGGTAAAGATGCCAAGGGTGGCAAGGGCAAAGGCGGCCCTGTACCCGTGGTTGTGCAAATTGTTAAAGACACCGTTTTTAACAACACCATTAATGTAACCGGCACGGTTGACCCTAATGAGCGGGTAAGCCTTACCAGCCAAACAGCAGGTAACGTAATCGGAATTTACTTTAGCGAGGGCAGCCACGTAACCAAAGGCCAGGTACTGGTACGCGTTTATGATGCCGATTTGCAGGCTAACCTTAAACAAACCGAATACCAGATAGCTCTGGCCAAGGAGGGTGAGTACCGCAACCGTGTACTCCTGCAAAAAGAAGCCGTTAGCAAACAGGAGTATGATACTTCCTTATCATCATACAATACCTTAAAGGCCCAGGCCGATGGCATACGCGCACAAATTGCCCGCACCGTGGTTAAAGCACCGTTTAGTGGGGTTATTGGTTTGCGTAGTATTAGTCCGGGTGGATATTTAACCCCGCAAACGGCTATTGCCACACTGGTAAGCACTAATCCCATGAAGGTTACTTTTTCGGTGCCTGAGCGTTACCGGTCGCTGGTAAAAGCCGGTACAAAAATTAATTTCACTATTGCCAGCTCGCGCAAAAACTTTAGCGCCACGGTTTACGCTATCGACCCTGAAGTGGATGCCGTATCGCGCACGGTTACCGTACGTGCCCGCGCTGCCAACGCTGATAATGAAATTACGGCTGGCGGCTTTGCCAAAATTAGCATGGTGCTGGAGCAAAGCACTCGCACTATTATGGTGCCTACGCAGTGTGTGGTTCCCGATCTAAAATCAAGTAAAGTATTTATTGCACGTAACGATACGGCTTACGCCCGCCCGGTTAAAACCGATGTGCGCACCGATACCCAGATCGAGATCATTGAAGGTCTAAAACCTGGCGATAGCCTGATTGTTTCGGGCATAATACAAATGAGGCCTAAAGTGCCTTTGAAAATTGTGAAGGTTATTAAGTAA